The following are from one region of the Paenibacillus sabinae T27 genome:
- a CDS encoding NADPH-dependent FMN reductase, with product MSKLNIGIILGSTRQGRLSPQVGEWVKRIADQRGDANYEIVDIADYKLPLLGEADAAAQAAAWNEKLDSLDGFVFIVQEYNHSITGALKNALDYAREAWNNKAAGIVSYGAVGGARAAEHLRGILGELSVADVRIHPALSLFTDFENGQTFKPADLHLTNVNGMLDQVLAWSGALKTLR from the coding sequence ATGTCTAAATTAAACATTGGAATTATTCTGGGAAGTACGCGTCAAGGCCGTTTGAGTCCGCAAGTAGGCGAATGGGTAAAGCGTATCGCGGACCAGCGCGGCGACGCCAATTATGAAATTGTGGATATCGCCGATTACAAGCTTCCATTGCTTGGAGAAGCCGATGCTGCAGCGCAGGCGGCTGCCTGGAATGAAAAGCTGGATTCCTTGGACGGCTTCGTCTTTATCGTTCAGGAGTACAATCACAGCATTACGGGTGCGCTCAAAAATGCCCTCGATTATGCACGCGAAGCATGGAACAATAAAGCGGCGGGAATAGTAAGCTATGGCGCTGTAGGCGGCGCCCGTGCAGCTGAGCATCTGCGCGGCATTCTGGGTGAACTGTCCGTAGCGGACGTTCGTATTCATCCGGCTTTATCCCTCTTCACTGATTTCGAGAACGGGCAGACATTCAAGCCGGCCGATCTTCACCTCACGAACGTAAATGGCATGCTGGATCAAGTGCTCGCCTGGAGCGGCGCGTTGAAGACGCTGCGCTAA
- a CDS encoding AraC family transcriptional regulator, translating into MSLDKKEEMLQQELAAQIEQYTGTDGIWATSIPSLHFIKASQETDPIHSLYEPALCIVAQGTKLVLLGKESYVYDPSCYLVASVQLPVSGQVIQATPENPYLCMQLDFQGSQIIELIQEVDISRSVPSSKRALYVSKTNTSLLEAAVRLVKLLDTPQDIPVIAPLIIREILYRVLLGEQGHSIKQFAVTGSHADCIAQAIEMIKRDFAKPLRVETLAAAVNMSTSSLHYHFKEVTAMSPLQYQKKLRLQEARRILFSGGTEAANAGFLVGYESPSQFSREYSRMFGLPPISDIKQFRDTLRVGSN; encoded by the coding sequence ATGAGCTTGGATAAGAAGGAAGAAATGCTGCAGCAGGAATTAGCGGCGCAAATTGAACAATATACTGGGACAGACGGTATATGGGCCACGAGTATTCCTTCGCTGCATTTTATTAAGGCATCCCAAGAAACCGATCCGATCCATTCCCTCTATGAACCCGCGTTATGCATCGTCGCTCAAGGAACAAAGCTCGTTTTGCTAGGTAAGGAAAGCTATGTGTACGATCCATCCTGTTATCTGGTCGCTTCGGTGCAGTTACCCGTTTCCGGACAGGTGATTCAAGCTACGCCAGAGAACCCTTACCTGTGTATGCAACTGGATTTTCAGGGGAGTCAAATTATCGAGTTGATTCAGGAAGTGGATATATCGCGGAGCGTTCCATCAAGTAAACGGGCTCTTTATGTCAGCAAAACAAACACATCCCTTCTCGAAGCAGCCGTCAGACTCGTTAAACTGTTAGACACGCCACAAGACATTCCCGTAATTGCCCCATTGATCATCCGGGAAATTCTTTACCGGGTTCTCCTGGGAGAACAAGGTCATTCGATTAAACAATTCGCCGTAACGGGAAGTCATGCGGATTGCATTGCACAAGCCATTGAAATGATTAAACGGGATTTTGCCAAACCGCTCCGAGTGGAAACGCTGGCGGCGGCTGTGAACATGAGCACCTCCTCGTTGCATTATCATTTCAAAGAGGTAACGGCAATGAGTCCATTACAATATCAGAAAAAGCTTCGTTTGCAAGAGGCTCGCAGGATACTGTTCTCCGGCGGGACGGAGGCCGCAAATGCGGGATTTCTGGTCGGATATGAAAGTCCCTCTCAGTTTAGCCGGGAATATTCCAGAATGTTCGGGCTCCCTCCA
- a CDS encoding iron-containing alcohol dehydrogenase — MFNFDFYNPTRILFGEDRLGSIDQLVPADAKVLITYGGGSAKKYGTVDKVRNALGDRIVHEFGGIEPNPHYETLVRAAEIVRREQIDFLLAIGGGSVIDGTKFITLAASYDGDALDLLKYGFSPIGLDVIGHTVPFGAVLTLPATGSEMNSGGVISYGQGKYPVFSELAFPKFSILDPTLTYTLPKIQVANGVVDAFVHTTEQYLTYPVEGRIQDRISEGILQTLIEIGETTIAEPENYDARANLVWSATLALNGLICAGVPQDWAAHMIGHELTALYGIDHGQTLAVILPSLLEVRREQKRAKLLQYADRVWRITEGSEDDRINSAIQKTRGFFESLGVKTRLSDYNIGADKIPEIIEQLKTHGMTALSETHDLTLDISQEILERAL, encoded by the coding sequence ATGTTTAATTTTGATTTTTACAATCCAACACGTATTTTATTTGGTGAGGACAGACTTGGCAGCATTGATCAGCTTGTTCCAGCCGATGCAAAAGTTCTAATCACCTATGGAGGGGGAAGTGCCAAAAAATACGGTACTGTCGATAAGGTGAGAAACGCACTGGGTGACAGAATAGTTCATGAATTTGGCGGAATAGAGCCGAATCCTCATTATGAGACCTTGGTAAGAGCTGCAGAAATTGTTCGCCGTGAACAAATTGATTTTTTACTTGCCATCGGCGGCGGTTCTGTAATTGACGGAACTAAATTCATTACGCTTGCTGCCTCCTATGATGGGGATGCGCTCGATCTTCTGAAATACGGTTTTTCGCCCATTGGCTTGGACGTTATAGGACACACGGTTCCTTTCGGTGCCGTGCTGACTTTACCTGCTACCGGTTCAGAAATGAACAGCGGCGGTGTAATCAGCTATGGACAAGGGAAATACCCCGTGTTCAGTGAATTAGCATTTCCGAAATTTTCGATATTAGACCCGACCCTGACTTATACGCTGCCTAAAATTCAAGTAGCCAACGGAGTGGTTGACGCTTTCGTACACACAACCGAGCAATATCTGACGTATCCCGTAGAAGGAAGAATTCAGGATCGCATATCAGAGGGCATTCTGCAAACGTTGATTGAAATAGGAGAAACGACAATCGCTGAACCGGAAAATTACGATGCGCGCGCAAATCTGGTCTGGAGTGCTACATTGGCGCTAAACGGATTAATCTGTGCCGGAGTCCCTCAGGACTGGGCGGCGCATATGATCGGACATGAGCTTACCGCCTTATACGGTATTGACCATGGGCAAACCTTGGCTGTTATACTACCTTCGTTACTGGAGGTTCGCCGCGAGCAAAAGCGCGCGAAACTTTTGCAGTATGCCGATCGAGTCTGGCGCATAACTGAAGGAAGCGAAGATGATCGGATTAATTCAGCCATACAAAAAACGAGGGGATTCTTTGAAAGTCTGGGGGTAAAGACACGACTGTCCGACTACAACATTGGTGCGGATAAAATACCGGAAATCATTGAACAGTTAAAGACTCATGGGATGACAGCACTTTCGGAAACTCATGATCTTACATTGGACATCAGCCAAGAGATTCTGGAAAGAGCATTATAA
- a CDS encoding winged helix-turn-helix domain-containing protein, which yields MVLEFNENGHTVSAEEITVELFAKEFALLRFLYRNRGRAFSREQLLNSVWPLEYPVERTVDDHIYRLRKKLGPFEGLTIRTVRGFGYCLTVREQAPGIDASPSAQDGELREKMREVFVKYHQYGQGKSMLALARQQDILGYELDPFYSAYVRFVQGDLEWLLTLARLPSGSFIVAAS from the coding sequence ATGGTTCTGGAATTTAATGAAAATGGGCATACAGTATCCGCCGAGGAAATAACGGTTGAATTGTTCGCCAAAGAGTTCGCCCTATTGCGGTTCCTGTACCGCAACCGGGGGCGGGCGTTCAGCCGGGAGCAGCTTCTGAACAGCGTATGGCCGCTCGAATATCCGGTAGAACGCACGGTGGACGATCATATCTACCGGCTGCGCAAAAAGCTCGGCCCGTTCGAAGGTCTGACGATCCGCACGGTCCGGGGATTCGGATACTGCCTGACCGTGAGGGAGCAGGCGCCGGGCATTGACGCCAGCCCGTCCGCGCAGGACGGGGAACTGCGGGAGAAGATGCGGGAGGTATTCGTCAAATACCACCAATACGGACAGGGGAAATCGATGCTGGCGCTTGCCCGGCAGCAGGATATTTTGGGCTACGAGTTGGACCCGTTCTACTCTGCTTACGTGCGTTTTGTGCAGGGCGATTTGGAGTGGCTGCTCACGCTGGCTCGACTTCCGTCGGGTTCATTTATAGTAGCCGCTTCGTGA
- a CDS encoding Atu4866 domain-containing protein, whose translation MTQIKNTNDHPYLGMWVTKDGYIRHELLPNGRYDEARGNRKSAYQGRYTIAGDHIEYVDDTGFAADGDFRDGILYHAGMILYREE comes from the coding sequence ATGACACAAATCAAGAACACGAACGATCACCCATATCTTGGCATGTGGGTAACCAAAGACGGGTACATTCGTCATGAGTTATTGCCCAATGGTCGTTACGACGAAGCCCGCGGCAATCGCAAGAGCGCATATCAAGGACGGTACACCATTGCAGGAGACCACATCGAGTATGTGGATGATACCGGATTTGCAGCTGACGGCGATTTTCGGGACGGGATTCTCTACCATGCCGGGATGATTCTTTATCGGGAAGAATGA
- a CDS encoding SGNH/GDSL hydrolase family protein — MSKHAGEDWIASWYASPEPTWGDEFPFLTNLPEKLNNQTIRQVARISLGGQRVRVELSNEYGKRPLVIGEAAIALTGTGSKIVQGSNRKLAFSRKRSIAIPIGATILSDPVELDIDPLSSVSISVFLSEETEPTTFHWDARQTTYIANGNHISDIDIDADTTTVASMYLKRIFVDAPMNAGTVVAIGDSLTDGASATVDANTRWPNFLANRLVPQNVSVLNAGISGGRLLSNVKGINVLARFDRDVLNQPNVKTVIVIIGSNDIGMPGMAFAPTESLPAADALIAGYRQLIARAHARNVRIIGGTLPPFQMYYTEVKEKLRQQVNEWIRSGEFDAVFDLDALSRDPDHPSRFLPVFDSGDHLHPGDAGNKRIAEAMDLDMLLADRK; from the coding sequence ATGAGCAAACACGCAGGCGAGGATTGGATTGCAAGCTGGTATGCAAGTCCGGAGCCCACATGGGGCGACGAATTTCCATTCTTAACGAATCTTCCTGAAAAGCTGAACAACCAGACGATTCGTCAGGTTGCGCGAATCAGTCTTGGTGGCCAGCGGGTAAGGGTTGAACTGTCCAACGAATATGGCAAGCGGCCGCTGGTCATCGGCGAGGCTGCTATCGCTCTGACAGGAACGGGTTCGAAAATTGTCCAAGGATCGAACCGAAAACTCGCATTTAGCAGAAAAAGATCCATTGCGATACCTATTGGAGCAACGATTTTAAGCGATCCGGTCGAGCTGGACATCGATCCGCTCAGCAGTGTGAGTATCAGTGTATTTTTGTCCGAAGAAACAGAGCCAACAACCTTCCATTGGGATGCCCGCCAGACGACTTATATAGCAAATGGGAACCATATATCAGACATAGACATTGATGCAGATACCACTACTGTCGCAAGTATGTACTTAAAAAGAATATTCGTTGATGCGCCGATGAATGCGGGCACCGTTGTGGCGATAGGGGACTCTCTTACCGATGGGGCTTCAGCCACCGTCGATGCCAATACGCGTTGGCCGAACTTCTTGGCCAATCGCCTTGTACCACAAAACGTATCTGTCCTCAATGCGGGAATATCGGGGGGGCGCTTGCTCAGCAACGTAAAGGGAATCAATGTGTTGGCCCGTTTCGACCGCGATGTACTGAATCAGCCGAATGTGAAGACCGTGATTGTGATTATAGGGAGCAACGATATCGGCATGCCAGGCATGGCCTTCGCCCCGACTGAATCTTTACCTGCGGCTGATGCGCTTATTGCGGGCTACCGTCAACTCATTGCACGCGCTCATGCCCGCAATGTCCGAATCATTGGCGGAACGCTGCCGCCGTTCCAAATGTATTATACGGAGGTCAAGGAAAAGCTGCGCCAGCAGGTAAACGAATGGATTCGGAGCGGAGAGTTCGATGCCGTATTCGATCTCGATGCCTTATCGAGAGATCCGGATCACCCTTCACGTTTTTTGCCGGTGTTTGATTCAGGTGATCACCTTCATCCGGGTGACGCCGGGAATAAGAGGATCGCTGAAGCGATGGACCTCGATATGCTCTTGGCTGACAGAAAATAA
- a CDS encoding flavin reductase family protein has translation MKELPLSKAYQFIEPGPVVLVVTSLHGQPNLMAMSYHMMIADGDRPLIGCMLGSWDQSFETLRITGECVLAVPTVDLAPKVVGIGNCSGIDTDKFKIFGLTSVTAEKVKAPLVAECLVNLECRIADDGLIDKYNLIILEVVKAWIDPDREECRLIHHKGNGTFTVDGETLDLRDRMVKWSSYVQR, from the coding sequence ATGAAAGAACTCCCATTATCTAAAGCATACCAATTTATAGAACCGGGCCCGGTTGTATTGGTAGTAACCTCCCTTCACGGTCAGCCCAACCTGATGGCAATGAGCTATCACATGATGATAGCAGATGGCGACAGGCCACTTATCGGCTGCATGCTCGGTTCATGGGATCAAAGCTTCGAAACTCTGCGCATTACAGGGGAATGTGTGCTTGCCGTTCCAACGGTTGATCTTGCCCCTAAGGTTGTTGGAATCGGAAACTGTTCCGGTATAGACACAGACAAGTTTAAAATCTTCGGTTTGACATCGGTAACTGCTGAGAAAGTAAAAGCTCCTCTTGTCGCTGAGTGCCTGGTGAACCTGGAATGCCGGATCGCTGACGATGGTTTGATTGACAAATACAATCTCATCATTCTGGAAGTGGTGAAAGCCTGGATTGATCCGGATAGAGAGGAATGCCGGCTAATCCATCACAAGGGGAACGGAACATTTACGGTGGACGGCGAGACTTTGGATCTCAGGGATAGAATGGTGAAATGGTCATCCTATGTCCAGCGTTGA